One window of the Labeo rohita strain BAU-BD-2019 chromosome 9, IGBB_LRoh.1.0, whole genome shotgun sequence genome contains the following:
- the si:ch211-140m22.7 gene encoding calphotin isoform X1 — MAASLLRVGRLGSLRCLQTEGLSSIRTAPAVAFSSKTGDSKKSKKSNKEKAAPKTYFDIEKLVQHKSYVEFPKKEVAAAVAAASTEPSSVAAPAPEPVETTTAVEAAAPAAEAPAPVAEAPAPAVEAAAPVVEAAAPATEAAAPTAEAAAPVVEAAAPAAEAPAPVAEAPAPVVEAAAPVVEAAAPVVEAAAPVVEAAAPVVEATAPAVEAAAPVVEAAAPVVDAAAPVVEAAAPVVDAAAPVVDAAAPVVDAAAPVVDAAAPVVEAAAPTVEAAAPVVEVAAPSVEATTAAEAAAPSVEASPAAEAAVPAAEVVVPAVEAAAPAAEAITPTPEATVAPSETIAETAPPAAESVAPETSTAPACEDAPAEEAPVQEAVAEVVEAVSEAEVVAEATPAVEAVTEVVAESGLIEAVAEAAPAEELIDPAPVITDATEVPAEVVETPEAGLDPIQKLFLDSIRAYSTKSGAAGGLVDAGPEYQKALAEEITKLQRLYGGGDLSSFPEFKFPEPKFDEVSSK, encoded by the exons AGCAGCACCAAAAACTTACTTCGATATAGAAAAACTTGTCCAGCACAAATCATATGTGGAATTCCCCAAGAAGGAGGTTGCAGCTGCGGTTGCTGCTGCCTCCACAGAACCTTCATCTGTTGCTGCCCCTGCACCTGAACCGGTTGAAACCACTACTGCTGTTGAAGCCGCTGCCCCCGCAGCTGAAGCCCCTGCTCCTGTAGCTGAAGCCCCTGCCCCCGCAGTTGAAGCCGCTGCCCCAGTGGTTGAGGCCGCTGCCCCTGCAACCGAAGCCGCTGCCCCTACAGCCGAAGCTGCTGCCCCAGTAGTTGAGGCTGCTGCCCCAGCAGCTGAAGCCCCTGCTCCAGTAGCTGAAGCCCCTGCCCCAGTAGTTGAAGCCGCTGCCCCAGTAGTTGAGGCCGCTGCCCCAGTGGTTGAGGCTGCTGCCCCAGTAGTTGAGGCTGCTGCCCCTGTAGTTGAGGCCACTGCCCCTGCAGTTGAGGCCGCTGCCCCTGTAGTTGAGGCCGCTGCCCCAGTAGTTGATGCTGCTGCCCCTGTAGTTGAGGCCGCTGCCCCAGTAGTTGATGCTGCTGCCCCTGTAGTTGATGCTGCTGCCCCTGTAGTTGATGCTGCTGCCCCTGTAGTTGATGCTGCTGCCCCTGTAGTTGAGGCCGCTGCCCCCACAGTTGAAGCCGCTGCCCCTGTAGTTGAAGTTGCTGCCCCCTCAGTTGAAGCCACCACTGCCGCTGAAGCTGCTGCCCCCTCAGTTGAAGCCAGCCCTGCAGCTGAAGCCGCTGTCCCCGCAGCTGAAGTTGTTGTGCCTGCAGTTGAAGCCGCTGCCCCTGCAGCTGAAGCTATTACGCCTACACCCGAGGCCACAGTTGCCCCTTCAGAAACCATTGCTGAAACAGCTCCCCCTGCAGCTGAATCTGTGGCTCCTGAAACCTCTACTGCACCAGCCTGTGAAGATGCACCAGCAGAAGAAGCCCCTGTTCAAGAAGCAGTTGCTGAAGTTGTGGAAGCTGTCAGTGAAGCAGAAGTTGTGGCAGAAGCAACCCCAGCTGTAGAGGCTGTCACTGAGGTAGTAGCAGAATCTGGCCTTATTGAGGCGGTTGCAGAGGCAGCTCCTGCTGAAGAGCTGATAGATCCTGCTCCTGTGATCACAGATGCTACTGAAGTTCCAGCAGAAGTTGTGGAGACGCCTGAGG CTGGATTGGACCCCATTCAGAAACTTTTCCTAGATTCAATTCGTGCATACTCCACAAAAAGCGG CGCTGCTGGTGGTCTAGTTGATGCCGGTCCAGAGTATCAGAAGGCTCTTGCTGAGGAAATAACTAAACTTCAGCGGTTGTACGGTGGTGGTGATCTGTCTTCCTTCCCAGAGTTCAAATTCCCTg AGCCTAAATTTGATGAAGTGTCCTCCAAGTAA
- the ndufv3 gene encoding nucleolar and coiled-body phosphoprotein 1 isoform X1: MATSLLRLGRFGSVKCLLREGWGTSRTPFVAALCTKADVPPKTAKKAKAPSKTIEADERASLLAYKPAVAFPSKLSATGFLPKDVALGESGISAAAVKETTAGGPVADTAAAEVAVEEAKINEVPNEVTTKSEGKKASDVEAEVQKDQDDSSSSSSSSSSSDSDSDSDSDDEKPKTETPVESGDKAAKKKKSPRLTIEVDVADEKAKPESASFGEARESAESVTKAKPKKAPAPSAKSDGSDETLIDPAPILSSSTTKAIPKWSSESITVDTPDKIVDTATEVLVEKSAVEKEQKIKAEEAVKVAAKVAPEVPTEASPEEVVKTAVEASPGVAPVALGDVEARPEDASSKAEAGTPAAASEELVDPAPVAADAVEALAETNVEEQAAQKAPEPEPEPFDITTYKNLQHHNYNMYTFSDMDVELSKHRLPQPSSGRSSPRH; this comes from the exons ATGGCGACGTCCCTGCTCAGGTTAGGTCGATTCGGATCTGTcaag TGTCTGCTGCGTGAGGGCTGGGGGACATCTAGGACCCCATTTGTTGCAGCTCTCTGCACTAAAGCGGACGTCCCACCCAAAACAGCAAAGAAGGCAAAGGCTCCAAGTAAGA CCATAGAGGCAGATGAGAGGGCCTCTCTTCTAGCCTACAAGCCCGCAGTTGCCTTCCCTTCTAAGCTGTCTGCCACAGGATTTCTTCCCAAAGATGTAGCTTTAGGTGAGTCTGGAATTTCTGCAGCTGCTGTGAAAGAGACGACAGCTGGCGGTCCGGTTGCTGATACGGCAGCAGCTGAAGTTGCTGTTGAAGAGGCAAAGATCAATGAAGTCCCTAATGAAGTAACTACAAAAAGTGAAGGAAAAAAGGCCTCAGATGTTGAGGCAGAAGTACAGAAAGATCAAGACGATAGCTCTTCTTCATCCTCATCTTCATCCTCCAGTGATTCTGATTCAGACTCTGATTCTGATGATGAGAAACCAAAGACTGAAACACCAGTAGAGTCTGGAGATAAAGCAGCAAAGAAGAAGAAATCTCCTAGGCTGACGATTGAAGTAGATGTTGCAGATGAGAAAGCAAAGCCTGAATCTGCCTCATTTGGAGAAGCTCGAGAAAGTGCTGAAAGTGTGACTAAAGCAAAACCAAAAAAGGCTCCTGCACCAAGTGCTAAATCAGATGGATCAGATGAAACCCTTATTGATCCTGCTCCTATATTATCTTCCTCCACAACTAAAGCAATTCCAAAATGGTCCAGTGAATCAATTACAGTTGACACTCCTGACAAGATAGTGGACACTGCAACAGAAGTTCTTGTTGAGAAGAGTGCTGTTGAAAAGGAACAAAAAATCAAAGCTGAAGAAGCTGTCAAAGTTGCTGCAAAAGTTGCCCCAGAAGTCCCTACAGAAGCCAGCCCTGAAGAAGTAGTCAAAACCGCTGTTGAAGCTAGTCCTGGAGTAGCTCCTGTGGCTCTTGGAGATGTTGAAGCTAGACCTGAAGATGCGTCATCCAAAGCTGAGGCAGGAACGCCGGCAGCCGCTTCAGAAGAGCTGGTAGACCCTGCACCTGTGGCGGCTGATGCTGTAGAGGCTCTGGCTGAGACGAACGTTGAGG AACAAGCTGCACAGAAAGCCCCAGAGCCAGAGCCTGAACCCTTTGACATCACCACGTACAAGAACCTGCAGCACCACAACTACAACATGTACACCTTTTCTGATATGGATGTAGAGCTGTCTAAACACCGTCTGCCCCAGCCTTCCTCAGGCAGATCCTCACCCAGGCACTGA
- the ndufv3 gene encoding nucleolar protein dao-5 isoform X2 translates to MATSLLRLGRFGSVKCLLREGWGTSRTPFVAALCTKADVPPKTAKKAKAPTIEADERASLLAYKPAVAFPSKLSATGFLPKDVALGESGISAAAVKETTAGGPVADTAAAEVAVEEAKINEVPNEVTTKSEGKKASDVEAEVQKDQDDSSSSSSSSSSSDSDSDSDSDDEKPKTETPVESGDKAAKKKKSPRLTIEVDVADEKAKPESASFGEARESAESVTKAKPKKAPAPSAKSDGSDETLIDPAPILSSSTTKAIPKWSSESITVDTPDKIVDTATEVLVEKSAVEKEQKIKAEEAVKVAAKVAPEVPTEASPEEVVKTAVEASPGVAPVALGDVEARPEDASSKAEAGTPAAASEELVDPAPVAADAVEALAETNVEEQAAQKAPEPEPEPFDITTYKNLQHHNYNMYTFSDMDVELSKHRLPQPSSGRSSPRH, encoded by the exons ATGGCGACGTCCCTGCTCAGGTTAGGTCGATTCGGATCTGTcaag TGTCTGCTGCGTGAGGGCTGGGGGACATCTAGGACCCCATTTGTTGCAGCTCTCTGCACTAAAGCGGACGTCCCACCCAAAACAGCAAAGAAGGCAAAGGCTCCAA CCATAGAGGCAGATGAGAGGGCCTCTCTTCTAGCCTACAAGCCCGCAGTTGCCTTCCCTTCTAAGCTGTCTGCCACAGGATTTCTTCCCAAAGATGTAGCTTTAGGTGAGTCTGGAATTTCTGCAGCTGCTGTGAAAGAGACGACAGCTGGCGGTCCGGTTGCTGATACGGCAGCAGCTGAAGTTGCTGTTGAAGAGGCAAAGATCAATGAAGTCCCTAATGAAGTAACTACAAAAAGTGAAGGAAAAAAGGCCTCAGATGTTGAGGCAGAAGTACAGAAAGATCAAGACGATAGCTCTTCTTCATCCTCATCTTCATCCTCCAGTGATTCTGATTCAGACTCTGATTCTGATGATGAGAAACCAAAGACTGAAACACCAGTAGAGTCTGGAGATAAAGCAGCAAAGAAGAAGAAATCTCCTAGGCTGACGATTGAAGTAGATGTTGCAGATGAGAAAGCAAAGCCTGAATCTGCCTCATTTGGAGAAGCTCGAGAAAGTGCTGAAAGTGTGACTAAAGCAAAACCAAAAAAGGCTCCTGCACCAAGTGCTAAATCAGATGGATCAGATGAAACCCTTATTGATCCTGCTCCTATATTATCTTCCTCCACAACTAAAGCAATTCCAAAATGGTCCAGTGAATCAATTACAGTTGACACTCCTGACAAGATAGTGGACACTGCAACAGAAGTTCTTGTTGAGAAGAGTGCTGTTGAAAAGGAACAAAAAATCAAAGCTGAAGAAGCTGTCAAAGTTGCTGCAAAAGTTGCCCCAGAAGTCCCTACAGAAGCCAGCCCTGAAGAAGTAGTCAAAACCGCTGTTGAAGCTAGTCCTGGAGTAGCTCCTGTGGCTCTTGGAGATGTTGAAGCTAGACCTGAAGATGCGTCATCCAAAGCTGAGGCAGGAACGCCGGCAGCCGCTTCAGAAGAGCTGGTAGACCCTGCACCTGTGGCGGCTGATGCTGTAGAGGCTCTGGCTGAGACGAACGTTGAGG AACAAGCTGCACAGAAAGCCCCAGAGCCAGAGCCTGAACCCTTTGACATCACCACGTACAAGAACCTGCAGCACCACAACTACAACATGTACACCTTTTCTGATATGGATGTAGAGCTGTCTAAACACCGTCTGCCCCAGCCTTCCTCAGGCAGATCCTCACCCAGGCACTGA